From the genome of Bradyrhizobium sp. ORS 278:
CGCGGCCGGCCTGATGTTCGGGGCAGCGACCGGATTGAAGCTGACCAATGCGACGTTCCTAATCGCCGCCGGCGTGTCGCTGCTGCTGATGGCAAGACCGTTGCGGGCCGTCGCTACATTCGGCGCCGCGAGCGCGCTCGGCGGCATCGTCACGGCCGGGCCGTGGGCGCTGAAGATGCTGCGCGACTTCGGCAGTCCGCTTTATCCGTTCTACAACACGATCTTCCGCTCGCCCGAGGCGCCATTGGTGTCGATCGTCGACACCCGCTTCATGCCGCAGAGCCTCGCCGACGCGCTCGCCTATCCATTCTACTGGGTGATCGGCAAGCATCCGTCGTCGGAATGGCCGTTCCGCGATCCGCGCTTTGCCGTGATCATCGTGCTGCTGATCGCCGTGATCCTCACCGGCCTGTGGCAACGGCGCGAGGTGCTGGGGCTGCGCGACCGGCGCCTGATCATGTTCTTCTGGATCAGCTACGTCCTGTGGATGCTGGCGTTCTCGATCCAGCGTTATCTGATGCCGCTCGAATTGCTTGCGGCACCGCTGATCGTGCTGCTGCTCATCCGTCTGAGCGACGCCTGGCGCGAACCCGTCGCGAAGCAGACCTCGTTGCGAAGCAGGCAGGCCATCATCGTCGTTGCCGCGCTCGCTGTTGCACTGGCGTCGCAGCCGACAGACTGGATGCGGCGGCCGTGGTCGGACCCGTACCGGCCGCAGCTTGCCGAAGCCTTGCGACAGCCCGCGACGTTCCTGCTGCTGCAGAAGCCGCTCGGCTATGTCACGTCGTTCGTGCATGAGGGCTCGCGCGTCTATCAGTTGTCCGAACTGGTGGTCCCGCTGGTGTCAGGCGGCGTGCTCGATCGCCGGGTGCGGCGCGGCCTCGCATCTCCGCTGCAGGGCGGGGTCTGGGCGCTGTACTATGCGGACAGCCCCGCGGACAACCCGCCGCGGCTCGACGTGCTCGCCGACTACGATCTCAAGATCGACAGTGCGCGACGCTGCGAGCGCATTCCGGGCGCCGATGGCACCGACATCATGGTCTGTCCGGTGATCTCGGCCGCGCTGCCCGCGGCTTCGACCGCGGGTCTCAAGCCGGTCGGCAGCGCCGACTGATCAGCTCAGAGATGGGCCTCGTTCGACGGCCCGACATAGGCGATGCGCACCATGTTGGTGGTGCCGGGGGTGCCGAGCGGGACGCCGGCAACGACGATGACGCGCTGGCCGGCGCGGACGAAGCCGTCGCGAAACGCGATCGAGCCGGCACGTTCGACCATGTCGTCCTGGTCGCGGGCATCCTCGGCCACCACGCAATGGACGCCCCACACCACCGCGAGGCGGCGCCCGGTCGCCAGGTTCGGGGTGATCGCGACCACCGGCGGCTTGGGCCGCTCGCGCGCGACGCGGACCGCGGTCGAGCCGGACGACGTCCAGCAGATGATCGCCGGCAGATCGAGATTTTCGGCAATCCTGCGCGCCGCCTCGGCGATGGCGTCGCCCGCGGTCGACTCCGGCTCGGGCCGCTGCGCCGCGATCACCGAGCGATAGACGATGTCGCGTTCGACCTCCTCGCCGATCCGGTTCATCGTCGAGACCGCCTCGACCGGAAACTTGCCGGCCGCCGATTCCGCCGACAGCATGATCGCGTCAGCGCCCTCATAGACCGCGGTCGCCACGTCGGAGACCTCCGCGCGGGTCGGGACCGGCGACTGGATCATCGATTCCAGCATCTGCGTCGCCACCACCACCGGCTTGCCGGCGCGGCGCGCCAACCGTGTCATCTGCTTCTGCAGGCCCGGCACGCGCTCCAGCGGCAGCTCGACGCCGAGATCGCCGCGCGCCACCATCAGCGCGTCGGAGACATCGACGATGTCGTTGAGACGCTCGATCGCCTGCGGTTTCTCGATCTTGGACATCACGGCGGCGCGGCCGCGGATGATCTTCTTCGCCTCGAGCACGTCATCGGCGCGCTGCACGAAGGACAGCGCGATCCAGTCGATGCC
Proteins encoded in this window:
- a CDS encoding glycosyltransferase family 87 protein, which codes for MPSTRIHPATPLVIAGSAIAGAVYAYVAGEDINWDWQNYHDYAGFALVHGRFDVDVAPGGFQSFLNPLIYLLPYVVRHGLPAPWWGMALGALHGLNLAVVFWLTRVLLQRTADVFKLASALIIAALSPMALSEVGTSFADILTTLPILVGLALLFSHEDNDARPRHLLAAGLMFGAATGLKLTNATFLIAAGVSLLLMARPLRAVATFGAASALGGIVTAGPWALKMLRDFGSPLYPFYNTIFRSPEAPLVSIVDTRFMPQSLADALAYPFYWVIGKHPSSEWPFRDPRFAVIIVLLIAVILTGLWQRREVLGLRDRRLIMFFWISYVLWMLAFSIQRYLMPLELLAAPLIVLLLIRLSDAWREPVAKQTSLRSRQAIIVVAALAVALASQPTDWMRRPWSDPYRPQLAEALRQPATFLLLQKPLGYVTSFVHEGSRVYQLSELVVPLVSGGVLDRRVRRGLASPLQGGVWALYYADSPADNPPRLDVLADYDLKIDSARRCERIPGADGTDIMVCPVISAALPAASTAGLKPVGSAD
- the pyk gene encoding pyruvate kinase, with the protein product MRRLRRIKILATLGPASSDSAMIRKLFEAGADIFRINMSHTPHDKLRELVATIRSVEASYGRPIGILVDLQGPKLRLGTFAEGPVQLNNGQSFVLDSDKTPGDATRVYLPHPEILAALQPGHALLLDDGKVRLIAEETTPTRAVTRVVIGGKMSDRKGVSLPDTDLPVSAMTPKDRADLEAALNIGIDWIALSFVQRADDVLEAKKIIRGRAAVMSKIEKPQAIERLNDIVDVSDALMVARGDLGVELPLERVPGLQKQMTRLARRAGKPVVVATQMLESMIQSPVPTRAEVSDVATAVYEGADAIMLSAESAAGKFPVEAVSTMNRIGEEVERDIVYRSVIAAQRPEPESTAGDAIAEAARRIAENLDLPAIICWTSSGSTAVRVARERPKPPVVAITPNLATGRRLAVVWGVHCVVAEDARDQDDMVERAGSIAFRDGFVRAGQRVIVVAGVPLGTPGTTNMVRIAYVGPSNEAHL